A genomic segment from Nicotiana tabacum cultivar K326 chromosome 9, ASM71507v2, whole genome shotgun sequence encodes:
- the LOC107814549 gene encoding putative galacturonosyltransferase 6 isoform X1 produces the protein MRLFRKCTRIFIILCLFAVSVTTPILLLSSHRLRHLGSDGSKEFVGDLSIIKQRLEVRALNAVQQEEGRSVKEPILDVYRDGDQSSAVSLDSIDKNDSVGKPENASLSGNDVTTHAPKKESQQSLPEQKVATTREKLVLLQEKSRPEEVQRGQNVQSHPRRALDEKVKEVKDQLIRAKAFLNFVPPGSSSNFVKEIKLRIKDLERAVGEATKDSDLSRRAIQKMKAMDSTLLKASKLFPECSAMVKKLRAMTYNAEEQLRSQKNQASFLVNLAGRTTPKGLHCLSMRLTTEYFSLPPEEQELPDQHKFQDPDLYHFAVFSDNVLACSAVVNSTVSTARVPEKIVFHIVTDSLNLPAMTMWFLSNPPGKVTIQIQSIDKFDWLSNKYILQKQESLDPRYTSPLNHLRFYLPDIFPSLNKIVLLDHDVVVKRDLTGLWRINMKGKVNGAVETCLEGEPTFRRMDMFINFTDPLVAKRFDVKSCTWAFGMNIFDLQEWRKRNLTALYHKYLELGSDRPLMKAGTLPIGWMTFYKHTRAIDRRWHVLGLGYESGVRLNEIEQAAVIHYDGVMKPWLEIGLQKFKPYWKKHVWYEHPYLQQCNIHE, from the exons ATGAGGCTTTTTCGGAAATGTACGAGGATATTTATAATCCTCTGTTTGTTTGCTGTTTCTGTTACCACTCCAATTTTATTGCTTTCTTCACATAGGCTTAGACATCTTGGTTCTGATG GGTCGAAGGAGTTTGTTGGAGATTTATCAATTATT AAGCAAAGGTTAGAGGTTCGGGCACTTAATGCAGTTCAACAG GAAGAAGGTCGAAGTGTCAAAGAACCGATCTTGGATGTCTACCGAGATGGCGACCAAAGTTCTGCAGTCAGTTTAGATTCTATTGATAAGAATGATAGTGTTGGCAAACCTGAGAATGCCAGCTTGTCGGGAAATGACG TAACCACACATGCTCCGAAGAAAGAAAGTCAACAAAGTCTACCAGAGCAAAAAGTGGCCACAACTAGAGAAAAG TTGGTCTTATTGCAGGAAAAATCCAGGCCAGAAGAGGTTCAACGTGGTCAGAATGTACAATCCCATCCACGGAGAGCATTAGATGAGAAGGTAAAGGAGGTTAAAGATCAGCTGATTAGGGCCAAAGCATTCTTGAATTTTGTACCACCGGGTAGTAGCTCTAATTTTGTGAAAGAGATAAAGCTACGAATTAAAGACTTGGAACGAGCTGTTGGTGAAGCTACTAAAGATTCTGATCTGTCAAGGAG GGCGATACAGAAGATGAAAGCCATGGATTCAACCCTGTTGAAAGCCAGTAAACTCTTTCCTGAATGCTCAGCAATGGTGAAGAAACTTCGTGCAATGACATATAACGCTGAGGAACAGCTTCGATCGCAAAAGAATCAAGCTTCCTTCCTTGTAAATCTTGCTGGACGAACTACCCCGAAAGGCCTTCATTGCCTCTCCATGAGGTTGACCACTGAATACTTTTCTCTACCGCCTGAGGAGCAGGAACTGCCTGACCAACATAAATTTCAGGATCCAGATCTGTATCACTTTGCTGTTTTCTCTGACAATGTTTTGGCATGTTCTGCGGTTGTCAACTCAACTGTATCAACTGCTAGG GTTCCAGAGAAGATTGTGTTTCATATAGTGACAGATTCTCTTAACCTACCAGCCATGACAATGTGGTTCTTGTCGAATCCTCCTGGCAAAGTAACAATTCAGATCCAAAGCATAGACAAGTTTGATTGGttatcaaacaagtatattctgCAGAAGCAAGAGTCTCTTGATCCAAGATACACTTCCCCCCTGAACCACCTGCGTTTTTATCTGCCTGATATATTTCCATCTCTCAACAAGATAGTGCTCCTTGACCATGACGTGGTTGTGAAAAGGGATCTAACCGGACTTTGGCGGATCAACATGAAGGGTAAAGTGAATGGTGCAGTGGAGACCTGTCTGGAAGGCGAGCCTACATTCCGCCGAATGGATATGTTCATCAATTTTACCGACCCCCTGGTGGCAAAGAGGTTTGATGTGAAATCATGCACTTGGGCATTCGGGATGAATATATTTGATCTGCAGGAATGGAGGAAACGAAACCTAACTGCGCTCTATCACAAGTACTTGGAGCTG GGAAGTGATAGACCATTAATGAAAGCTGGTACTTTGCCAATCGGTTGGATGACCTTTTACAAACATACACGTGCTATAGATCGGAGATGGCATGTCTTGGGATTGGGGTACGAATCTGGTGTCAGACTTAACGAGATCGAGCAGGCAGCTGTGATTCATTATGATGGAGTTATGAAACCATGGCTAGAGATTGGACTTCAGAAGTTCAAGCCCTATTGGAAGAAACACGTTTGGTACGAACATCCTTATCTTCAACAGTGCAATATACATGAATAG
- the LOC107814563 gene encoding uncharacterized protein LOC107814563, which produces MNHPMRNFSIFIQSPELQISNYVLNLENPNPNFTLQDLKSNLMDKIHKSLGSIKDNSVYFTFNGRPIKDSTLLHGSGISPFSTLVLRLRLRGGGGDGGATGAESRDCYLKMYATKKPDKIDPNEIRLSKWLNCALSNESLKHPVVVDKLGNLFNKEALVEALLKKRVPKQFGYIKGLKDMIPVELSVIPGKEDRGVGDGEVIGFQCPITGLEFNGKYKFFALRGCGHVLSAKALKEVKSSGCLVCHKEFVESDKLVINGSEEEVAALRERMEEERAKLKDNKKVKKGKNGDVALNGEEALGVPRLSGMKHGIEDKLAEKDARKVEGKGKVGINSKIEVKDVKNSASNGSGKRFKAVDIAPAHATKEIYASIFTSSRKTDFKETYSCRSLPLGRN; this is translated from the coding sequence ATGAATCACCCAATGCGTAATTTCTCAATTTTCATCCAATCACCTGAGCTTCAGATCTCCAATTATGTCCTAAATCTCGAAAACCCTAACCCTAATTTCACTTTGCAAGACCTCAAATCCAATTTAATGGACAAAATCCATAAATCATTAGGCTCAATTAAGGATAATTCTGTTTATTTTACATTCAATGGTCGGCCCATTAAGGATTCAACTCTATTACATGGTTCTGGGATTAGCCCTTTTTCCACTTTAGTACTCCGTCTTCGCCTCCGTGGCGGGGGTGGGGATGGAGGTGCCACGGGGGCGGAGTCCCGGGACTGTTATCTGAAGATGTATGCAACTAAGAAACCGGATAAAATTGACCCGAATGAAATTAGGTTGTCGAAATGGTTGAATTGTGCTTTGTCTAACGAGTCGTTGAAGCATCCTGTTGTTGTCGATAAGCTTGGGAATTTGTTTAATAAGGAGGCTTTAGTTGAGGCTTTATTGAAGAAAAGGGTGCCTAAGCAATTTGGGTATATAAAGGGATTGAAAGATATGATTCCGGTTGAGCTGTCGGTGATTCCGGGAAAAGAGGATAGAGGGGTTGGTGATGGTGAGGTGATCGGGTTTCAGTGCCCGATAACTGGGTTGGAGTTCAATGGGAAGTACAAGTTCTTTGCTTTGAGGGGTTGTGGACATGTTTTGAGTGCAAAAGCTTTGAAGGAAGTGAAATCCTCGGGTTGTTTGGTTTGCCACAAGGAGTTTGTTGAGAGTGACAAGCTTGTGATTAACGGGAGCGAAGAAGAGGTTGCGGCTTTGAGGGAGAGAATGGAGGAAGAAAGAGCGAAATTGAAGGATAATAAGAAGGTGAAGAAAGGGAAGAATGGGGATGTAGCTTTGAATGGTGAAGAGGCATTGGGGGTGCCACGCTTGAGTGGGATGAAACATGGGATTGAGGATAAGCTAGCAGAAAAGGATGCGaggaaagtggaaggaaaagGTAAAGTTGGCATTAACAGTAAGATTGAAGTGAAGGATGTGAAGAATAGTGCGAGTAACGGGTCTGGAAAGCGATTTAAGGCTGTTGATATAGCTCCAGCTCATGCTACAAAGGAAATCTATGCCTCTATTTTCACTTCTTCAAGAAAGACCGACTTCAAGGAGACTTATTCTTGCAGATCTTTGCCCCTTGGAAGAAACTGA
- the LOC107814549 gene encoding putative galacturonosyltransferase 6 isoform X2: protein MRLFRKCTRIFIILCLFAVSVTTPILLLSSHRLRHLGSDGSKEFVGDLSIIKQRLEVRALNAVQQEEGRSVKEPILDVYRDGDQSSAVSLDSIDKNDSVGKPENASLSGNDVTTHAPKKESQQSLPEQKVATTREKEKSRPEEVQRGQNVQSHPRRALDEKVKEVKDQLIRAKAFLNFVPPGSSSNFVKEIKLRIKDLERAVGEATKDSDLSRRAIQKMKAMDSTLLKASKLFPECSAMVKKLRAMTYNAEEQLRSQKNQASFLVNLAGRTTPKGLHCLSMRLTTEYFSLPPEEQELPDQHKFQDPDLYHFAVFSDNVLACSAVVNSTVSTARVPEKIVFHIVTDSLNLPAMTMWFLSNPPGKVTIQIQSIDKFDWLSNKYILQKQESLDPRYTSPLNHLRFYLPDIFPSLNKIVLLDHDVVVKRDLTGLWRINMKGKVNGAVETCLEGEPTFRRMDMFINFTDPLVAKRFDVKSCTWAFGMNIFDLQEWRKRNLTALYHKYLELGSDRPLMKAGTLPIGWMTFYKHTRAIDRRWHVLGLGYESGVRLNEIEQAAVIHYDGVMKPWLEIGLQKFKPYWKKHVWYEHPYLQQCNIHE, encoded by the exons ATGAGGCTTTTTCGGAAATGTACGAGGATATTTATAATCCTCTGTTTGTTTGCTGTTTCTGTTACCACTCCAATTTTATTGCTTTCTTCACATAGGCTTAGACATCTTGGTTCTGATG GGTCGAAGGAGTTTGTTGGAGATTTATCAATTATT AAGCAAAGGTTAGAGGTTCGGGCACTTAATGCAGTTCAACAG GAAGAAGGTCGAAGTGTCAAAGAACCGATCTTGGATGTCTACCGAGATGGCGACCAAAGTTCTGCAGTCAGTTTAGATTCTATTGATAAGAATGATAGTGTTGGCAAACCTGAGAATGCCAGCTTGTCGGGAAATGACG TAACCACACATGCTCCGAAGAAAGAAAGTCAACAAAGTCTACCAGAGCAAAAAGTGGCCACAACTAGAGAAAAG GAAAAATCCAGGCCAGAAGAGGTTCAACGTGGTCAGAATGTACAATCCCATCCACGGAGAGCATTAGATGAGAAGGTAAAGGAGGTTAAAGATCAGCTGATTAGGGCCAAAGCATTCTTGAATTTTGTACCACCGGGTAGTAGCTCTAATTTTGTGAAAGAGATAAAGCTACGAATTAAAGACTTGGAACGAGCTGTTGGTGAAGCTACTAAAGATTCTGATCTGTCAAGGAG GGCGATACAGAAGATGAAAGCCATGGATTCAACCCTGTTGAAAGCCAGTAAACTCTTTCCTGAATGCTCAGCAATGGTGAAGAAACTTCGTGCAATGACATATAACGCTGAGGAACAGCTTCGATCGCAAAAGAATCAAGCTTCCTTCCTTGTAAATCTTGCTGGACGAACTACCCCGAAAGGCCTTCATTGCCTCTCCATGAGGTTGACCACTGAATACTTTTCTCTACCGCCTGAGGAGCAGGAACTGCCTGACCAACATAAATTTCAGGATCCAGATCTGTATCACTTTGCTGTTTTCTCTGACAATGTTTTGGCATGTTCTGCGGTTGTCAACTCAACTGTATCAACTGCTAGG GTTCCAGAGAAGATTGTGTTTCATATAGTGACAGATTCTCTTAACCTACCAGCCATGACAATGTGGTTCTTGTCGAATCCTCCTGGCAAAGTAACAATTCAGATCCAAAGCATAGACAAGTTTGATTGGttatcaaacaagtatattctgCAGAAGCAAGAGTCTCTTGATCCAAGATACACTTCCCCCCTGAACCACCTGCGTTTTTATCTGCCTGATATATTTCCATCTCTCAACAAGATAGTGCTCCTTGACCATGACGTGGTTGTGAAAAGGGATCTAACCGGACTTTGGCGGATCAACATGAAGGGTAAAGTGAATGGTGCAGTGGAGACCTGTCTGGAAGGCGAGCCTACATTCCGCCGAATGGATATGTTCATCAATTTTACCGACCCCCTGGTGGCAAAGAGGTTTGATGTGAAATCATGCACTTGGGCATTCGGGATGAATATATTTGATCTGCAGGAATGGAGGAAACGAAACCTAACTGCGCTCTATCACAAGTACTTGGAGCTG GGAAGTGATAGACCATTAATGAAAGCTGGTACTTTGCCAATCGGTTGGATGACCTTTTACAAACATACACGTGCTATAGATCGGAGATGGCATGTCTTGGGATTGGGGTACGAATCTGGTGTCAGACTTAACGAGATCGAGCAGGCAGCTGTGATTCATTATGATGGAGTTATGAAACCATGGCTAGAGATTGGACTTCAGAAGTTCAAGCCCTATTGGAAGAAACACGTTTGGTACGAACATCCTTATCTTCAACAGTGCAATATACATGAATAG